A genomic segment from Nymphalis io chromosome 7, ilAglIoxx1.1, whole genome shotgun sequence encodes:
- the LOC126769511 gene encoding upstream stimulatory factor 2 encodes MAKVEVEVDIHENSLDNSADSELLGMVDEGSFGSAECDRSHLVSQSFLDANEEDNSSSYNFKDLSGAVTYKLVQMTGEETPNTMSSHSPTHVIPSGEFYVISNPVQVFGTTATQKKVIRRQPMQNKAITAKKRDDKRRATHNEVERRRRDKINSWITKLAALVPNSGLPDTASKGGILAKACDHITELTEKQKKLEKLEVDNDKLVLEVLRLNQELTELRKENTSMRVQLADNCLISSTPSHRPKGQKS; translated from the exons ATGGCCAAAGTAGAAGTTGAAGTTGACATCCATGAAAATTCACTCGATAACAG TGCAGATAGTGAGTTGCTGGGCATGGTCGATGAAGGATCATTTG ggAGTGCTGAGTGTGATAGATCACATTTAGTTTCACAGTCTTTTCTGGATGCTAATGAAGAAGATAACAGctcttcatataattttaaggatttat ctGGAGCAGTAACATATAAACTTGTCCAAATGACTGGTGAAGAAACACCTAATACTATGTCATCCCATTCACCAACACATG tGATTCCTAGCGGCGAGTTTTATGTCATAAGCAACCCAGTACAAGTATTCGGGACAACTGCTACACAAAAGAAAGTAATAAGAAGACAACCAATGCAAAATAAAGCTATAACAGCCAAAAAg CGGGATGACAAAAGAAGGGCAACACATAATGAAGTGGAAAGGCGTCGaagggataaaataaatagttggaTCACAAAATTAGCTGCCCTAGTACCAAATTCTGGTCTTCCTGACACAGCGAGTAAGGGTGGTATCCTAGCAAAAGCATGTGATCACATCACTGAACTCACGGAGAAACagaagaa attggAAAAGCTAGAAGTTGATAACGACAAACTTGTATTAGAAGTGTTAAGGCTCAATCAAGAATTAACAGAGTTAAGGAAAGAGAACACCTCAATGCGTGTACAATTAGCGGACAACTGCCTTATTTCGAGTACACCTAGCCACCGACCGAAAGGTCAAAAGTCTTAG